The Helianthus annuus cultivar XRQ/B chromosome 15, HanXRQr2.0-SUNRISE, whole genome shotgun sequence genomic sequence tcaaactttttacatctgggtccctgtggtttgcattttgttgccattttagtccaaaattcaaaaacctcattttttgactgttgcaacctcctattttctcttttagttcaggggcattttggtcattttgctttTCATTTAACATTTTCTTAATTAACATTTTCTTCCCcaaataaatcatcatcatccccaaataaaaccctaactgactctctctcttctctctctataAACAACATAAAACCCCAAATAAATTAGCAGCAACTGAGACCTAAATCGATCAGTTAAAAGTTCAATACTCTTTAACAGCGGCATCTGTTTGATTGTGATCGGAGTTAGTTGCCGCCATTGTTGGAGAGGTTTTTTGCTGTACGGATGGCGGCGATGAAGCTAGGGTTTGACACAGAGAGCAGACTGTGACCACCATCGCCGCAACCCAacatcatctctctctctctcactctgtGACAAACACCACCACAACCATGGCTACCACCGCCATCTGTGACCACCATCGTCGCAGAATAACCACCAAATCCGACCCCACCTTCATCTCCTCTCTCTGGCCACCACTCCCACCCTTTTAAGCGACGGCTTGGGAAGTTTCAGGCGACTGATTCTGCTCTTCAGGTAATGTTTTGGTTAATATGATGTGTTTTGATTGAATTTTTGTTGGATAAAATAGGAATTAGACTCCATACTTGTTGAATTCGTGTATACAAGTCAATTTAGGGATGTAAACAAGATGAGTCGGGCTGGGGTGGGCTCTGGCagtttgtggtggtggtggtggcggtggtggagttcacggtggtggtggtggtggtgttcgacagagaggagagagaagagagagatgggtgtttggagagagaaagagagtgtgtgtgtgtgtgtgtgtgcaggTTTTAGAGAGAGTTCACGGGGATGGTGGTGTTGGCggcagtgggatggtggtggtggggatgatgcggtagtggtggtgtggtgtggtggtagttcagagaagagagagagagcagcGATTTTAGTTCAGAGATGCGGTGGTGGATGATGATGAATCGCTGAAGTttcgatgatgaagatgaacaTCTGGGTTTTGATCTGCTGGTTGCACAAAAGGAATTGTatttaaaaatgaccaaaatgcccctgcactaaaggacaaaataatcagttttcaacagacaaaatagagggtttttggattttggactaaaatggcaacaaaatacaaaccacagggacccagatgtaaaaagtttgagatttgaactaaaatggcagtttactcatcttattattattatttatctaGAATTAGTATTTCATAAGGTTTTGGTTGTGTCTCTTGATAACAGTCTATTggcttgtatatatatatataacaattctTTGTATTATCACATTACACGTTCATACAAAAACATATTATTATTCTCTCAATCCAAATAACTCCAACAATTGTCTCATTATCAAGTCTTGATAAGAACCGGGACCAACAACATCAACATTAACATAGACATACTTAAAATCATGTAGATGACTTAACCTAATTCTTTAAACAAGTCAAACGGGTTGACATGTTCTAAACAATTAATGGATTGCATTACAACCTAATAATTAGCATATTCGACTCATTAACATAAAGTATATATTGATCTGAATTCGTTGAATAAAATATTGTTGTAGTCTAATAAAAGATATATTGATCTAAACATATTACATAATTAGCATCAACTTTACATGACATCATCTGTCATGGTTGGTAGTATTTTATTACTGTTTATTGATGATTTTAATCAAATATAAAGACATGTCGAATGTCGAATGTGATGTGGATATGACTCTCTACTAATCAGCGTCACTCGCGAGAACAGCATTGCCAGGAATTTTCCGAGGAAAGTCGGTCTTTGAagtgtctgatccaatcatgctGCAGGGTAAAGATGATTGGTGAGGCTGTTTATTATCTAAcataaagaattaaaaaaaaagatattcTTGTGTAATTTAGATTACCTTCGATCAACAATGACCATTGAACGAAGCTCGCAGTTGTTGAAGCTGAGTACAACACAATTACAATAAATGGAGTTATGGTTTATCTCTAAAACCTCCAATATCATTTAAAGAAAATGAGTCAGATGGGTCAATTAGCTGGTCGAAAGCCGCCCACTTTATAATGCATAAAACCTCCGATATCATTTATTTCAAATAATTAGAAATTAGTAGAAATATTTAGCACACTAACTATTCAAACAAAGAGAAAATCACAAAAACAACATTATTTTCTTGGGTGTGTTATGCCCTAAACAAACATGTTGGAAACAAAACAATTATGTAGCCATGAGACACAATCAGTTGTACTCGCGTATCCGACTTTTTCGCATCAGTGACGACTTAAACTTATGTGACATGGGATGGGATCGCATATAGATTTGCTTATGTATTGTTATCCGAGCATAGATTCATATATGTATCAATGTTAGTGTATATTATGAAAAGATTTAAGGGTTTGGCGAGTAAAAGTAGATACACAACCAAAGATTCCCATATCTCTTATGGCTATAAGCGGGAAATGGTTCAAACATGACCATAGAGGTAGGAATAACACTCATAAGTCAGAAAAAATGTATActtccatgtttttttttcttaaacatAACCCATTTGGATCAACCAACCCAACCCATTTCGGCTCTATTTATAACCAAAAAAAAGTAGAATATTTCAAATTTATAACGTAAATGCGTCCAAAATAGAACATTATAATCAGATTGAGAATTTTGAAGTTTGTAATTACTAATAATATTAATCAACTTACAATATGGACATTTCTTTCTTGGGTGTGGGATGACAGTCATCTCCATATGCACGAAGTGTATGAATCAGGAAACCACCATGGGATACAACCACAATCTCCTTCTCTTCGCGTGTCAACAGCCTGCATAAATTGTAGGCGAAAACCAAATACGTGTGATTATTTTCAAATTCCCATAATATTTTTAATAAGTTTTCGAAAAAAGTAGAATAACAAGTCACCATTTCATAAACTTCAAACCCCGTGCTGCAACGTCTTCAGGCTTTTCTCTAGTCTTTGGGCTCCACCAAACATCGTGGTCAGTTTCTATCTGAATACAATGTAACAGACAAGAAATGTACTTTACGAGGCAAATTAACTTTAAAACTACATTGTACTTTAGAATGTATAAGATTGTATGTGAAGAAATAATGCATTACTTGAGTAACTTACCAAAGAAAAATCAATTGCTGGGAACATGGATTTGTATTCACTTATACTTCTCCTCCGATCACAAGGATGAATGCCCTACGCGAATTGCAAAATGTGAGTTCAACAACATATAAATAGTGGGCTGGTTAACGGCTCAAAAGAGGTATAGTTTTTGGTATCTTTGTGCTAGATATTACAAGTGGCGTACCATCTCCTCTCGACAAAGCTCCACAGCAATGAAGGGAGGGCAATTTAGGCTTGAAATTGCAGGACAATTACTATTGCCCGTATTTTCTGCCATCAGTGGAGGCACATCAATCCCAACAGCAGTAGCTTCACCTCCAAAAGCACCAACTGCTGTTTGCATAGTCCTACACGCATATATAGTGAATTGATCTTAGAGGTGGCAGCTGTAATGTGTCAAAACGGGTTCACATGTAaccttttaaatatttttttttctccaGTTTCTAAAATCTTAGTTAATAATTGTTACAGTAATAATGTAcatcttttaataaaaaatacaaCAGGTTGCCTGCCATATAAATAGATTTTGGGCGACTTTCATCCGGTTTAACTTGTTCCTTTTTTGCTAATCTGATTAATTTAACCTGTAATAGGTCCAAATTCTCCTAAAAGGGATCATAAACAATAAATCTCATTCTCAATCACATCAAAAAGATAGGGAGGAAGTACCTGAGCAAAGGTGAAACTACGACCAATTCGATATTTTTGAAAAGTCCAGACGCATGAACATGCTTCCGGAGATTATCTACCTGTTGGACATATCAAAGTCAATATGGAGGTTTCACGGATGAAGCTTAACCAAATTTTAACACATTTACTTCTCAATGGTTGATCTGGAAAGTTTAAACTCAAACAGGTCAAAGACATGAATTTAGCTAAACGGGAAACATGTCAAACAAATTGTAAGTATCTAAAACTATATTATTATTACTCTTTAAGAATAATGTTTTGTACTAAATGACTCAACCAGTCATCTTGTCACCACTAGTAATCACATACTAGATATAACATATTAAGGTGCTCCAACCTGTTCCCAACCAAGGGGGGTAAGATGTGCATCAAAGAGTTCCTCAGACATATATGCACTATGGTCCTTCTCTCCTGCTACATTGTGAACTCCTTGGGCATGCCTCACCTAGTACCATAACAACCATCGACATATATCAAGAAAATTATAGGATTgggaaattaaaagaaaaaaaagaaactaAAACATACCAGATGAACGGTTTTAGAGCGATGCAGAGGATAAATACCTTCATTAGTACCGGAATTCATATCTGTGATTCACAGATAAACAAATATTGTTGAGATAACTTACAGATACCAAATAATCCTTATGTTGGGGTGATTTTAGAGTCGTCAAGATCGTTTTAGAATAATTGGATTACTGCAGTGGTCAAAATTCTATTAATAAAACACAAACTCGTAGAAACCTACATTTCAAAACTAATTATTGAAACAGATTATAAATATAGATTATAGTACCAGAAAGTAGAAGAACAAAGAAGAAGCAAGGAACGACGTCCGAATATGGTGATGAAGAGAGACACGCTTGTTggtatttatttttgttattgtttcaattttataatttaaatgtatTGACTTCGTTTTAATATCTAGAGTTCAAATTTGGCAACtaacataattttttttgaacggccaacgaatcctccaaatgggctactggcgaaattcaccacatcgggatacactcgccttccgaaccggggaaaaccctcacctagggccgaagcccgtgaacactcgcccgaaggcacgacagtgcggtgaggtaaaacccgctcagttcaaggatcgaactagcgatcgccgcctactcgcctagtctcccatcatcaccaggtgccgcagaaactaaatgctaggggtaggaattgaacttgggtcacttggaacacaaggtctctcccttaccactgcACCACTAGCTCATTGGCTGGCAACTAACATAATGTTCAAGCATATGACAGATTAATCTAACTTATTGATATTATAATAATATGTTATAGTAAGAAAGAGACCATAGGTATTTAATTAATAGTTAAAGTTTTAAGTAGGTACAAATTCgaaaactttcttttgttgtaTTAAAAATTCTTGTTTTACTAATTGTCACAATAGTTAGATTTAATACTTAGTTCTTGTTGTGTGGCCCACACGTTGTGTGGGACCGTTAGACCGAACGAAAAATACACGTAAAAATGTTGAACTACGCATGTGCGTTGCGAAGTATTAAATCACCAAAATTGAACCGAAATATAAAACATTAGCGTACAAAGAATACTTGCTGAGGTTCAAAACATAGATAAAATAAGCAAATTGCGATGATATGTAATACGTTGTTCTGGGCGGTGGCCTATTTTTCTACATGGAAACGTAAATAAAAATCTCATTCGGATGGTATATTCCAAAAGTGTAGATAAAAAATAGCAAGATGTTGGGAGTTTACGAGGAAAACGTATGTGGCCAAACTTTGAATTATAAAACTTGTGGTGAAATTTTAAaaaagcaaaaacttaactatgATAAAAAAATTTAATAATAACTTTACTAAAGTTTATGGAAAGAGGGCTGAGGGTAACTTTATTAAAGTTTGAGAGTAGCAAAGTAAATTAGTTAAAAAATTAATAACATGCGTATATGTTTTAGAATGTTTAGTCATTGCTGGTAGATTTTGTAACTTTTATGTTAACAATCAATAGAATAAAATGTAAATTTTGCTTGTCGTAACCACTACCGAAACCCGCCGCATCGTGGCGAGGCTACATCCTAGTTTATAAAAAACCAACTTCTAACTTAAAAGTTAAACTAGTATTGTGGAGTCGCACGTTGCGACGGGCCTGTAATCGTATACGTAATTTAGCTAGGTAAACCACAGAAGCCATCCGTGTAATTAGTTCTAAAAAATTAAgatataaacaaatatatacattTCATATAtaaaagagtgaatttcaaggattgtcctttatctttatacccattttcaggcgttgtcctttatgttcaaaattgacgagttttgtactttatgttttcaaatcatacacgttttgtcctttagctcTAACCTACTTAGATTTTTTgtcaaatctggtcatgtgcaatgcacatgagggtaaaattgtTTTTTCACCttattctttaaaaatacatataaaaaatattatatatcatttatctctcactttctttaaacaaaaatattatattgTTTCAGTGAAATAGAATCAAGACATTGTCCCCCTTCATAACCTCCGCAACTTCCTCAAATCAAACCAATTCTTACTCAATTCCAACGTCACAGACATCGAAATATCAATaaaattcctatttttattcaatttttcCATCAATTTCATCACATCCATTGTTTCCAACTGCCCTAAGGTTCTAGACCTCTATTTTCTCTAAAAATGGGAACTGGGTATTTcaaccagccaccaccaccatcgcaaccccccccccctctcaatCCCTTCGGCGACACCATCAACCATCGCAACCCCCCTCTTTATCTCAATCCCTCTGGCGACACCAAAAATCGACACCATCAACCATCAAGAACCACCACTATCTCCACCGTACCACTGCTCCACCtccagtgtcacaccccgatatttccacatattaccgatgggcctggtggggagtatcgtgacgtagttgatatcatcatagtcaatacacacaatatagtagcacagcggaaggcttggtaTTTAaatactattacaaaccatagtTTCCGAGTGTCCaaataaaagaatatacagaccggttgtaatagagatccacaggcggatcataaaaacaaaatacaagaaaCTGAAATAACAGACTCCAGGTatctaaggatttgcaagatcctcttatttgACACCTAGTAGCTCCAGCCTAATTCCGAGAGGTACCTGTCACTcagtctttggaaaatacgtcagttttcactggtaaatacaattaactgactcatttgaaaacatttatgaaaattgatttaagtgcacaaagcacaaaccatttataacttgggacaatctttaataaaatcttgtatacagttttacatgtttgtcatacatatggggccggtttggaagccggtcatgattaaccgactcaccacttataaaacccagaaaggagttatccccaacatgtaggttatttagcatttgcatctgtcaggtgtatgtctacaccccgtgcataggtcgtggccattttcaaatgaaatgagccgaggatatacaggacacggtcgtattaaccgccattgtttatgttatgaaacaaaacagattaaaacgggttatgcaaatttattaatcacaatccgattagaTGATTTcatccccgaccaagcggtatcaTTATAAtatcgtatcccaagcccgtataagggaaaataagttaaaagtatttacctgagctagatgTGAAAGGATGTAACTCAGCCGTATATTTCCTAAAGCCTTATATAAATACCTTCTACCGAAGCTACTCAATCTGTATggaaggtttaataacctattaggatactaacgggtctttatttaagtcaaagacttagaccggttagtttgaAAGATACtatacggttctaaacgctagattaagcggagaccggaatagaatgtgatttagacccgacaagtttggatacttgtgttatatgggtaaactaaacacattctggattttgaagatttaatgataaggttaaacccatttcggctaatttatgtaaactagttacataaatcgTACCAAACGcataaatgcataacgggtaaccagaTGAATTATATATAGGTctcatatgttattatgcttagaatatgttaatacatcagtaagatgttaacatatatgcccaaaaagtatttaaaatcaatttaagtcccgtaggggcattttggtcattttaatatttataaaagaggttttatagttgtcacaccccaaccggtggcggaatcatcagggcacgacactgagcgaaacagattgtccagaagtttccataacaattatcattactattcaatttaaataatacgtcccataccgtatctcaaacagcaaataaattattacagacaaaatccaggcaaatattctgtttcaacaactcagatttaaataaacaacaattgtttatctgcttctagagacccttaatttgactactacagacaactagttgttgggctctagagctttattctagcctcgctttcctagcagataagcatcttaagcacctgtcacatacgttaaaataaagtcaatacataaaatgtaaaggtgagcatacaagtttgataatagcataatagagttcgaaatagtttacgcataaccatcacgtacacagaggaaaatgatacatgttaattatcgacatggatctatttgtaccaatgactgcgggttgacttcccgaggcagttcgcaatacatgattacaccgtaatccatgcaagtaattgtccttaacaacccccgtgtgaacgggtgctgagtccaaactatagtactatcgtcgttaaggcaggtagacaacattccacgtgtaaacataacaacaagcatgcatttagtcacgtaatacatgcgataacggttagcgtttaaagtattgcgtattgtgttcgattgtgatttagaataagtaacgtatgtaacacccaaaagtgcgaaagcaaaaagggttcgagtatactcacagcgattgatggattgaagggagcgcttgagagtagggttagcctgaacagtttgatagcataacgataagcaacgcgtgaaacg encodes the following:
- the LOC110912068 gene encoding phosphoglycerate mutase-like protein, whose translation is MNSGTNEGIYPLHRSKTVHLVRHAQGVHNVAGEKDHSAYMSEELFDAHLTPLGWEQVDNLRKHVHASGLFKNIELVVVSPLLRTMQTAVGAFGGEATAVGIDVPPLMAENTGNSNCPAISSLNCPPFIAVELCREEMGIHPCDRRRSISEYKSMFPAIDFSLIETDHDVWWSPKTREKPEDVAARGLKFMKWLLTREEKEIVVVSHGGFLIHTLRAYGDDCHPTPKKEMSIFFNNCELRSMVIVDRSMIGSDTSKTDFPRKIPGNAVLASDAD